CAGGTGTATATCCAAGTAATCTTCTGGCTTTATCGTTTGTTACATAAAAAGTGGTATTCAAATATGCTATGCTTCCGAATGTGAAATGTGACAGTGGTAAATGACCATTTGTAAAGTATTTCAACAAAAATGTCACACAGGTTATTAAGAAAACCATAACAATAGCAAGCCAATACGGAATATACCATGACGAGGGCTTACTGCTAAAATGATCCAGGAACGGCTTAAGAACACCCGGAACAGTATCGGGCGGTGTATTATCTACGGAGAAAAAGTATTGACCGCCTAGTTTTGGATTCTTTGGTAATTTCTCCACTGCTTTTACAAACATCATTGCCACGTTCCCGacataactgtattgtattttagcTTTCATTTGTCCGACCAGTGGAAATGTTCTGCCTTTGAACGGTCGGACTGCTGCCGGGATATTACCATAATCCAATTCACCATACATCCCAAATGGAAGTAGGGCAAGTGTCTTCAACTGTTTTCCTGAAATAGAATCGTGATATAAATCAATAAATCTTATCAGCTAGCTTATAAGAGATAGGTGTAAAAAGGTTCATTACGAGTAACTTTCTTAAACATTTCAAATCAAAGTCACCATAATGTTCAACCTTTGCATTGATATATTATTATGTAGCGTGCAATGCATAGCTGCTAAATAGAAACATCTCAAAATCTTTTCACGTTTTGTTAGTTTACTGGTTGAGATTTAAAGTAGCAGGGTTGGGACATTTGAAAACTTGTTAAACCAAGCCACGTGTTCATGTGTCTCTCAAAAGGAAGGATTTTTAGTAGTAGGTGCCAAATTGTTTCGTTTAAGTTGAAGCAGAATGTGTTTTACCTTGTAGTTCGgagtttttaatttattgatcatTTGCATAAGCCTTTGGACGATGTAGAGCTAGACGTGTTTTGGTTAATTTAGGGTGGCAGTTCCAGTGACCTAAATCCTTCAGCATATTATCTTTATCCATATTCCAAATAAGGTAAggtttcaaataaaggcaacagtagtataccactgttcaaaactcataaatccatggacaaaaaacaaaatcggggtaacaaactaaaactgagggaaacgcattaaatataagaggagaacaacgacacaacattaatatgtaacacacacagaaacggactaagcattagacaaaatcctatgagaataacaaatataacatcaagaccaaatacatgaattttggatagataagtaccgtgacccgttttatagtaatgtgaatttacactaaaaaataagaggaaacaaacgacacaacggaaacacaacgttacaatgcaacacacacagaaacaaactataatataataatggccatattcctgacttggtacaggacatttttaaaggaaaaaatggtggatcGAACCAGGTTTTGTggcaaacctccctcttttatggccatgtgaaatataacataaaaatgacaacacaatattacaggactacaatataaataaatagaagaacacaattgacaaagaaacacacgaataatagctaacaaaagacaacaagtttaaaatttttaatacgccagaagtgcattttgtccacaaaagacttactagtgacgcccagatacaaaagtttgaaagccgaaacaagtacaaagttgaacagcatcgaggaccaaaaggtgaaaacagttgtgccaaaaacggccagggttttctgttaggttcCAGAACATCCCtcttatttagaataatttatacttttgcaaacagtgaattttataaaatgactatacaaaagacGTACAtcataaaactgaagtattaactaatttaTACAGGAAAAATGCAAAACATTCGAATAAGTTTAaactcaacgccaagtgacgtcatattagaaattgtaaaaaatgaccaattaatgacgtcacatttgaacatacattctgagtttttgaaatgaaaaaatgtatagaaattgtTATCATCTACAAAAAGCCTTGTTTATGATTCCTTATGTAGTTACTCACTCATACATGTCATGAGATTAATACATGAAAACACAACAGCTGTCACTAGTGGAGCAAATGATGGTAGTATGTATCACGCATTGTGGTTCAAATTGCCCGATGGTTATTTCTTTTTGTGAAATTTTATGTTGTATGGTCATTTTGTACTTTTTGCATTGTATTATCTGTTTTAATTTTGAACCGTCTTTACTGATAATTTCCAACTGATTCATGAGACTGGCATTCAAGTGAGTGGCTtctctagctataaaaccagttttaatccactATTTTGTACACAGAAAAATGCCTGTTCCAAaataggaatatgacagtttttttcaaTTCGTGTGACGTTTAtgatcttttaattttgccatttgttattttactttttcgtaGTTCATGTCGAGTAAAATATTCCGAAGTGATGATGACGCTGCAAGCGATACTCCAATCGTGACAGTtgacacctttgataactattgacaaatatatcaatgggAATGAAGACAAAATACTGATACCACTATTTGAAAATCATGTCGAgaattatttttctataattacCATTGTGTAAATAAGAATTGTTTGCCGATAGAACCATATTCTGTGCTTCAGTTTTAGTTTTCGCATATTCTCCAAAACATAATTTAGATGGAGTTTTTATGGTAGTTTCTGTTGCTGCTCTCGCTTCGTCGCCACCAAAATATATTGAAGCTGATCCACAGTAAATTAAATATGGAACGTTTTCTCTCCGACAAGCACTTAATACAGTTTCTGTTcctaaaataaacacatttatctaAATATCTTACGGAGACGTATTACATGAATTTGGGAACATTAAGTTTAAAATACATACATTAATATTTTGCTTAAAGTAATATATTGGGTAGACATTTCGT
The window above is part of the Mytilus edulis chromosome 6, xbMytEdul2.2, whole genome shotgun sequence genome. Proteins encoded here:
- the LOC139528790 gene encoding 3 beta-hydroxysteroid dehydrogenase/Delta 5-->4-isomerase type 1-like; protein product: MKKFVVLVTGGSGFLGQHVVKHLQIYAENVREIRVLDMVPYEQKLDFQSSKPLRIYSGSITDNKLVNEACRGTDIVLHIASKIDYSNFPDKKVLQEVNVKGTETVLSACRRENVPYLIYCGSASIYFGGDEARAATETTIKTPSKLCFGEYAKTKTEAQNMVLSANNSYLHNGKQLKTLALLPFGMYGELDYGNIPAAVRPFKGRTFPLVGQMKAKIQYSYVGNVAMMFVKAVEKLPKNPKLGGQYFFSVDNTPPDTVPGVLKPFLDHFSSKPSSWYIPYWLAIVMVFLITCVTFLLKYFTNGHLPLSHFTFGSIAYLNTTFYVTNDKARRLLGYTPVYDYNNAIAQSNKFYETII